The Arachis ipaensis cultivar K30076 chromosome B03, Araip1.1, whole genome shotgun sequence region TTTAActttacttgtttagtttgagaCAAAAAAATACATCATCATAATAACAATGCAAATGAGTCACTAGCATTGAAGTTTGTGTCCCAATGATGGAAGGTGTGTTCTTCCTGCCAGAAGCCGCCAGAACCGGTTATCTTCGCTCTATAGTGCAGTCTGTTGGCTGCGCCTACATTTGTCTCTGGTCCTTTGATCCCACTTCTTCTCCTAATAAGTATATACTATATACTATTAGTTAATTTCATTACTATATATATAGTCTTCTACTTCTACTAgggaaataatataattaattaaatcaaaTGAAATGCTGATTTGACTTGGTGTGGTTTCTTAATTTGCATATATAGTCGGTTGTTCTTCTTGGATGGTTTCTACAATAACGTCAGAAACAACCAACAAGCAAGCTCTTCTTTGGGGAGTGTGGCGCAACAACTCTTTAATCAGTTCAGGACTTTAAGATTTGATGCAAATGATGAGTAAGTAAgccttatatatttatattttaatgcaatttgagcaTAGAATATTTAAATTCTCTTCttgtatttaatattatttattattgttgaATGTTCAGCCGTATTCCTGGACTAGCTTTTAGGAACAACCGTCCGTACCTAGAGGTGCAGCAACCGGAACTTCTCAGACTCGCATGGACTCAAATACAAAAACAATTCTTTCAGGTACGTATTAATTCTCTCGGTAGTATTTAATTACTGCATAAACAAAGTAGTAATAATAGTGATGATGAGGACATTCATTTTTATCATGTATGTTGACATACGTACttgtttttttatgtttttgcagGAAGCAAGGATTAaggtttgttttcttttcaagaGAGACTTAAAATTCTTTTTGTTATTAAACAATCCATCAATCCATTGTTATCATCTTCATCACTTCTCAGACTGCTGTATTCATGGGGTGCAACAAAGGGGAAATTGAGCTTGGTTTCTTAAATATGTCTCAGGTAATTAAGCACCCCAATTATATATTTACATATATTAATGTAAGAAGAATTTTGATGGTCATTAGTTAGTCATCAATGATATGGAATAAAATATGCTGTTGAATAAATTACTAAACTAAAAGAATTGAGTTAATGACTAAGTGataacaaaagataataaattcTGATGATCTCGATATTTTTGTTAAGATAATTAACCGAATTATTGAATGTTAATTGATTATGTTTGCTTCACAGGCTGAAATTCAAACAGCACTTAGCAGTTTGTTCCAGGAAGATTTCTCTTCTGGTCGGCAAATAATGGATCATCAGAATAATCCACcctcatcatcttcatcttctttgaGATCATTATCTACAACAGCTGGCAGCCCTGAATACTCCTCTCTCCTATTCAACATTCCTCCGGCCGGAACACTCGGAACCGGGGGAGTCACCACTGGCGGAGCCACCGCGGGAGCAATAGTACCTAACACAATGTCTCCTTTGTCATCCAACACACAATCAGCATTGCTAACTAATTACGTATTCCCGAGTCATCACCAGGAGATCGAAAACGAGACACTAATGAGAGTGTTCCTGAACGCTATATCACCACAACAGCATCAAAACTTGCCTTATAACATCACTGTGGTGCACCCTGAGGGTAGCGCTTTCAAGAGGTACAGGACGGAACCGGAACCGGGACCGGAACGGGGGCCGGAGAGTTTGCGGAGTAGGCAAAGCCTTATGAAGAGATCGTTAGCGTTCTTTAGGAGCATCAATGCTATGAGAATAAGGGAACGGATTCAAGCCACTCGCCCCTCTAGCACACAGCTTCATCATATGATAGCTGAGAGAAGAAGGCGCGAGAAGCTCAACGATAATTTTCAGGCTCTTAGAGCATTGCTTCCTCCCGGAACTAAGGTACCTACACAAAATTATTTGTTGGAATTTCTGCCATGATaatacatttttcaaaattttaaattagtagGAGAAAGTTTTAAGACAGGAAAACTTGAACTCGTAACCTTTTTAACTGATAAGTATGAAAAAATTATgctatttgagttataactcattaacTTATAACTATATTTCTAGCATATTTTATAGCTTTTTTTAAGATTTgtccgattttttttttatttttatgatctAGTGAcgaatattattaattaattttagtgtatatcTAATATTTTGGTAGTTATATTTTTAACCATTTCAATTGTGAATAATTGAAATCAATTAATAATTTGGAAGGAAAGAAAGTATAATTAAAGCTTTATGTCTATTATTCTAGCTTAATAATGTTGACTTTGTTATTGTTTAATATGATTTGTTTAGAAAGACAAAGCGTCTATACTAACAACTGCAAAGGAGACACTGAGTTCATTGATGGCGGAAATTGAAAAGCTGAGGATAAGAAATCACGAGTTAGAATCACGTTTGCCTGAAAGCAGCAAAGAATCAAGCGCTACCGATCAAGAAATTAGCAAAACTATGTTATTGGTGCCACC contains the following coding sequences:
- the LOC107634410 gene encoding putative transcription factor bHLH041, which gives rise to MMEGVFFLPEAARTGYLRSIVQSVGCAYICLWSFDPTSSPNNRLFFLDGFYNNVRNNQQASSSLGSVAQQLFNQFRTLRFDANDDRIPGLAFRNNRPYLEVQQPELLRLAWTQIQKQFFQEARIKTAVFMGCNKGEIELGFLNMSQAEIQTALSSLFQEDFSSGRQIMDHQNNPPSSSSSSLRSLSTTAGSPEYSSLLFNIPPAGATAGAIVPNTMSPLSSNTQSALLTNYVFPSHHQEIENETLMRVFLNAISPQQHQNLPYNITVVHPEGSAFKRYRTEPEPGPERGPESLRSRQSLMKRSLAFFRSINAMRIRERIQATRPSSTQLHHMIAERRRREKLNDNFQALRALLPPGTKKDKASILTTAKETLSSLMAEIEKLRIRNHELESRLPESSKESSATDQEISKTMLLVPPNERFHVQISDVPQSSSSSSSEERRVDLHVALRGQISQIDAVIRLLEFLKLAQNVSLVTMTTNTNNVGQGNNNYINQLTFRLRILEGSEWDVSAFQEAVKRVVGDLAQFQVDH